One window of Saprospiraceae bacterium genomic DNA carries:
- a CDS encoding histidine kinase, translating into MAFSSFHTYRSIVCIAFLYLRLVTMKRYSNKEPIVFLWVILPYILFMNLLIFGFCIYNTFEGVYKSFAISVFYFLLVYAIFGTVAVLISRRISASGDLFKRIAVMLPVFYVLNIVAIHGIYACYNYFHWMPCKPLDQNLWYTILYACVMSTVITFINEGMANWEKWKSSVAESEKLRNSYQRSKLLGLKGQINPHFLFNCFNTLSGLIHENEEDAIRFLDEMTKVHRYLLRSDEDFLVSLEEEIKFAQSYLYLTKARFGQAIQSSINIPHEIRTKLIPPLSMQVILENIIYTNALNKKQALQIHIYTENQKKLIISHTLHEKTIVSNLNLDEGLDNLVNKYRLLNEDEVEISDDRVTRKITLPLIQNQ; encoded by the coding sequence ATGGCTTTTAGCTCATTTCATACATACCGCTCTATTGTATGCATCGCTTTTTTATACCTTCGCCTTGTGACTATGAAACGGTATAGCAATAAGGAACCCATCGTGTTTTTATGGGTTATCCTTCCCTATATTCTGTTTATGAATCTGCTGATTTTTGGATTTTGTATATACAACACATTTGAAGGTGTTTATAAAAGTTTCGCAATCAGTGTTTTCTACTTTCTGCTGGTTTATGCAATTTTTGGTACCGTTGCGGTATTGATTAGTAGACGAATTTCTGCATCAGGAGATTTATTTAAACGGATTGCTGTAATGCTTCCAGTTTTTTATGTTCTAAATATTGTAGCCATTCATGGAATTTATGCATGCTACAATTACTTTCATTGGATGCCCTGTAAGCCATTAGATCAAAATTTGTGGTATACCATTTTATATGCCTGTGTCATGAGCACGGTCATTACATTTATTAATGAAGGAATGGCCAATTGGGAAAAATGGAAGTCTTCAGTTGCGGAAAGTGAAAAACTTCGAAATTCATACCAACGTAGCAAATTGCTTGGACTCAAAGGACAAATTAATCCTCATTTCTTATTCAATTGCTTTAATACCTTATCGGGCTTAATTCACGAAAACGAAGAGGATGCCATTCGATTTTTGGATGAAATGACCAAAGTGCATCGCTATCTATTAAGAAGCGATGAAGACTTTCTTGTAAGCCTGGAAGAAGAAATCAAATTTGCACAATCCTATCTTTATCTCACAAAAGCACGATTTGGGCAGGCGATTCAAAGCAGCATTAACATACCACATGAAATTCGAACTAAATTAATTCCCCCATTAAGTATGCAAGTTATCCTTGAAAATATAATTTATACAAATGCACTAAACAAAAAACAAGCCCTGCAAATTCATATTTATACTGAAAACCAGAAAAAATTAATTATTTCTCATACCCTCCATGAAAAAACCATCGTAAGTAATTTAAATTTGGATGAAGGGCTTGACAATTTAGTCAACAAATACAGACTGTTGAACGAAGATGAGGTTGAAATTTCAGATGATCGGGTGACACGAAAAATAACCCTTCCACTTATTCAAAACCAATAG
- a CDS encoding ATP-binding protein encodes MKINKWISWKHIGSQLVYDLIGKDSFRGVSLTYSWLANQFGHLSIGFIHTMLLIHLCKCQFCEIIYCLGGDTYGRAFGAAVLVSLFWFAFETVNFLGPLLTQRRSNSNLLFVGGKKYQFNPRWWFVGFDTATDVCVFAFGAFLAAYVFHPSVPTKIAIGILMIILLLPCYYWFVNKMYQKCANYPMQFNLSQWDLDIDEKGKKSVHEFIQSMLNYRKNGGNTKHLLIFGSKRSGKSSLGIGIASGLSDRRFACRYLTANNLYSLFFGKDSAYPRDETIWDWKQSELLVIDEINPGRPVWKYIISPDRFLLIAKQFNKHPEINPQILCNKFVIWIVGNRKQNDLNIKRWKAMILEMGIKEDQQMTIDLSKN; translated from the coding sequence ATGAAAATTAATAAATGGATATCCTGGAAGCATATAGGCTCTCAATTGGTTTACGATTTAATTGGCAAGGACTCATTTCGGGGAGTGAGTCTGACCTATTCCTGGCTAGCCAATCAATTTGGCCATTTATCCATTGGTTTTATTCATACGATGTTGCTCATTCATTTATGTAAGTGTCAATTTTGTGAAATAATTTACTGCTTAGGTGGAGATACTTATGGTCGAGCATTTGGAGCGGCTGTTTTAGTCAGTTTGTTTTGGTTTGCTTTTGAAACGGTCAACTTTTTAGGTCCGCTTTTGACCCAAAGGAGAAGTAATTCAAATTTGTTATTTGTTGGGGGAAAAAAATATCAATTTAATCCTCGCTGGTGGTTTGTAGGTTTTGACACCGCTACCGATGTTTGTGTTTTTGCCTTTGGTGCTTTTTTAGCAGCTTATGTATTCCATCCAAGCGTTCCGACTAAAATTGCAATTGGCATCCTGATGATAATTCTACTTTTACCCTGTTATTATTGGTTTGTCAATAAAATGTACCAAAAATGTGCTAATTACCCGATGCAATTTAATTTGAGTCAATGGGATTTAGATATTGATGAAAAAGGAAAAAAGAGTGTCCATGAATTTATCCAAAGTATGTTGAATTACCGGAAGAATGGAGGTAATACGAAACATTTGCTAATTTTTGGTTCCAAAAGGTCTGGTAAATCAAGTTTGGGAATTGGTATTGCTAGTGGACTTTCTGACAGGAGGTTTGCCTGTCGCTACCTGACAGCAAACAATTTGTATAGTTTGTTTTTTGGTAAGGACTCAGCGTATCCTCGTGACGAAACTATTTGGGATTGGAAACAATCTGAATTATTAGTGATTGATGAAATCAATCCAGGCAGACCCGTTTGGAAATATATTATTTCCCCGGATCGTTTTTTACTTATTGCGAAACAATTTAATAAACATCCTGAAATTAATCCACAAATTTTATGTAATAAATTTGTCATCTGGATTGTGGGCAATAGAAAACAGAATGATTTAAATATCAAGCGTTGGAAAGCAATGATTCTGGAAATGGGTATTAAAGAAGATCAACAAATGACAATTGATTTATCAAAAAATTAG
- a CDS encoding histidine kinase, whose translation MSLHFPKPPRYQYIGFWISMPFITYSLCCILFGERLFSEWNIWLVSYPIIYTIGYLSWRSHYVYDNYLITKYPGLDQTRKRVFLKLPINLLVMSPSVLLIIYIFHLFHIQGYILQQEDLKYALLVGLTVNVLFESLWEVIYIIDKYKEVIEEKEFIKQLQLQQEFDNLKQKVNPHFLFNCFNTLSSLISEDKDQAEKFLDELSKVYRYLLRNNESGMSTLEQEILFIHSFNKLLKTRFGQALDIQMEITPTYKDSQLPTLCLQLLIENVVKHNIVSRQMPMIVKIYTEPSGRIVVENKLQKKLHAVDSTGIGLSNIKEKYRLLNREDVLIEEGPDHFRVSLPLLD comes from the coding sequence ATGAGCTTGCATTTTCCTAAACCGCCTCGCTATCAATATATTGGATTCTGGATCTCGATGCCATTTATTACCTATTCATTATGCTGCATATTATTCGGTGAACGCCTATTTTCTGAATGGAACATTTGGTTGGTTTCATATCCAATCATTTATACGATCGGTTATCTATCCTGGAGATCCCATTATGTTTATGATAATTATCTCATTACAAAATATCCAGGATTGGATCAAACCCGTAAAAGGGTATTTTTAAAATTACCGATTAATCTTTTGGTAATGTCACCTTCTGTCCTGCTTATCATATACATTTTTCATTTATTTCATATACAAGGTTATATTTTGCAACAGGAAGACTTAAAATATGCTTTGTTGGTTGGCCTGACAGTGAATGTATTGTTTGAATCTCTTTGGGAAGTAATCTATATTATTGATAAATATAAAGAAGTAATTGAAGAAAAGGAATTTATAAAGCAATTGCAATTGCAACAAGAATTTGACAACTTAAAACAGAAAGTCAATCCGCATTTCCTATTTAATTGCTTTAACACCTTATCTTCACTTATATCTGAAGACAAAGATCAAGCTGAGAAATTTTTAGACGAATTGAGTAAAGTGTATCGTTATTTACTCAGAAACAATGAAAGCGGCATGAGTACGCTAGAGCAGGAGATTTTATTCATTCATTCATTTAATAAATTACTTAAAACAAGATTTGGACAGGCACTGGACATCCAAATGGAGATCACCCCGACCTACAAAGATTCTCAATTACCAACCTTATGCTTGCAACTATTGATCGAAAATGTAGTTAAACACAATATAGTTAGTCGACAAATGCCCATGATTGTGAAAATATATACAGAACCTTCAGGTCGGATCGTTGTAGAAAATAAACTTCAAAAGAAACTCCACGCAGTAGATTCTACCGGAATAGGCTTATCCAATATCAAAGAAAAATACCGACTTCTAAATCGGGAGGACGTATTGATTGAAGAAGGGCCAGATCATTTTAGGGTAAGTTTGCCTTTATTAGACTAA
- a CDS encoding DUF4062 domain-containing protein has translation MDTLNSPILTPDQRLRVFISSTLQELAEEREAARKAIQEIHLTPVMFELGARPHAPRNLYREYLAQSQIFIGIYWDRYGWVAPEESISGLEDEYHLSGDMPKLIYIKKSAGQRENRLSELLHKIQRDDKVSYKSFSEPEELEQLIINDLAVLLTERFNLSLHRKLTDAKLFHLLPAAPNQLIGREKCLNHISHLLEKPSIRLITLFGPGGIGKTRLAIESARNSESSFKDGIAFIALAPVRDPLLAAETICYNLGIKVSAGNTLESLKFFLQDKNLLLVLDNFEQITEAASIIDDLLYAAPQIKIMVTSRERLSLSFEQVVAVPPLSDSFASENDTQNDGLPPAVALFINRAQGIQPDFELTDFNKPVLLQICKRLEGLPLAIELAAGQINALSPQLLLKKLDHRLDILKGNFRDIPDRQKTIRNTIEWSFDLLTENEQELLLRISLFNAGALMESIEWMGADLKDDTLGLLDSLLNKSLLTKQDENMQVRFQMLESVREFSLEKLRGLGKLDALKMLQAEYYRTALHTFKLQKNKIDQSEALALLEKEHPNIRQVLDFLLERNEVSKLTQIAWNLWLFWWVNAHTKEAYNWLRKAWDQQKQGNSPLDDKTLCLLVANVGIMSFLQRDFESYHATLQKNLDLIQLQEDDELVATALLIAGVVATIIKQYEIADKYLNSSLEKYKKIGLTTGISLALSGLGRNSIYMGNRLKEAKEYYQQSIELAKTDHNEISVIICLSGFALVEVMQKNSDAKNYLRESILLSQNLHFYEALAWSLEIWALVSINENKFVHAVTLLSAVEHLRETTQMPVWDDLQAIITNAKNIIKQQMPVELFNQAWNEGGQMTIDQMIGYAMKD, from the coding sequence ATGGATACTTTAAATTCACCTATCCTCACTCCCGATCAACGGCTCCGCGTGTTTATCAGTTCGACCTTACAAGAATTAGCTGAAGAGCGGGAAGCTGCAAGAAAAGCTATTCAAGAAATTCATTTAACACCGGTTATGTTTGAATTGGGAGCCAGGCCACATGCTCCAAGAAATTTATATCGCGAGTATCTCGCTCAAAGTCAGATTTTTATTGGAATCTATTGGGATCGGTACGGTTGGGTTGCACCTGAAGAATCCATTTCGGGATTGGAAGATGAATACCATCTTTCTGGCGATATGCCCAAATTAATTTATATAAAAAAGTCTGCAGGTCAGCGGGAAAATCGTTTGTCAGAATTACTGCATAAAATACAACGTGATGATAAAGTCTCCTACAAATCATTTTCTGAACCTGAGGAGTTAGAACAATTAATAATAAATGATTTAGCCGTGTTATTAACTGAGCGCTTTAATTTGAGTTTACATCGCAAACTAACAGATGCAAAATTATTTCATCTGTTACCAGCTGCTCCAAATCAATTAATCGGACGTGAAAAATGTCTCAATCACATTTCTCATTTATTAGAAAAACCATCCATTCGATTGATCACATTATTTGGTCCAGGAGGCATTGGAAAAACCCGTTTAGCGATTGAAAGTGCCCGAAACTCTGAAAGTTCATTTAAAGATGGAATTGCATTTATTGCGTTGGCACCAGTTAGGGATCCTTTACTTGCCGCTGAAACTATTTGTTACAATCTGGGTATTAAAGTATCTGCTGGAAATACCTTAGAAAGTTTGAAGTTTTTTTTACAAGATAAAAATTTGCTCTTGGTATTAGACAATTTTGAACAAATTACAGAAGCCGCGTCGATCATTGATGACTTATTGTATGCTGCACCCCAAATTAAAATTATGGTTACCAGCCGCGAACGATTGTCGCTTTCATTCGAACAGGTTGTTGCAGTACCCCCATTGTCAGATTCATTCGCAAGTGAAAACGATACACAAAATGATGGTTTACCTCCGGCAGTTGCTCTTTTTATTAACAGAGCACAGGGCATTCAACCAGACTTTGAACTGACAGATTTCAACAAACCTGTACTACTTCAAATTTGCAAGCGCTTGGAAGGATTGCCTCTTGCAATTGAATTAGCGGCAGGTCAAATCAATGCCTTGAGTCCACAGCTTCTACTAAAGAAATTGGACCATCGTTTGGACATCTTAAAGGGAAACTTCAGAGATATCCCGGACAGACAAAAAACAATTCGAAATACGATTGAATGGAGTTTTGATTTGCTTACTGAAAATGAACAGGAATTGCTGTTGCGGATTAGTTTATTTAATGCCGGTGCTTTGATGGAATCCATTGAATGGATGGGAGCAGATTTAAAAGACGATACATTGGGATTATTAGACTCCTTACTAAATAAAAGCTTGCTTACAAAACAAGATGAAAACATGCAAGTGAGATTCCAGATGCTGGAAAGTGTTCGGGAATTTTCACTAGAAAAACTCAGAGGACTAGGAAAACTGGATGCATTAAAAATGCTTCAGGCTGAATACTACCGAACTGCACTGCATACATTCAAATTACAAAAAAATAAAATTGATCAAAGTGAAGCTTTAGCGCTGTTGGAAAAAGAGCATCCAAACATCCGCCAGGTTTTAGACTTTCTACTTGAACGAAATGAAGTATCAAAATTAACTCAAATCGCATGGAATTTATGGTTGTTTTGGTGGGTAAATGCACATACAAAAGAAGCTTACAATTGGTTGAGAAAAGCCTGGGATCAACAAAAACAAGGCAATTCACCATTAGATGACAAAACATTGTGCCTCCTGGTTGCTAATGTTGGTATCATGTCATTTTTACAAAGAGATTTTGAAAGCTATCATGCAACATTACAAAAGAACCTGGACTTGATTCAATTACAAGAAGATGATGAACTGGTTGCAACCGCGCTGTTGATTGCAGGCGTAGTAGCAACCATTATAAAACAATACGAAATCGCAGATAAATATTTAAACTCCAGTTTAGAAAAATATAAAAAAATTGGACTTACAACCGGTATTAGTTTAGCTTTAAGTGGTTTGGGGCGCAATTCCATTTATATGGGAAATCGGTTGAAAGAAGCAAAGGAATATTACCAGCAAAGCATCGAATTAGCAAAAACAGATCACAATGAAATTTCAGTTATAATTTGTCTAAGTGGATTTGCACTGGTCGAGGTAATGCAAAAAAATTCTGATGCTAAAAACTATTTACGGGAAAGTATCTTGCTTAGTCAGAACTTACATTTTTATGAGGCTTTGGCATGGTCACTGGAAATTTGGGCGCTTGTCTCAATTAATGAAAATAAATTTGTCCATGCGGTTACATTATTAAGTGCTGTTGAACATTTACGGGAAACTACCCAAATGCCTGTATGGGATGATTTACAAGCAATCATTACAAATGCTAAAAACATTATTAAACAGCAAATGCCTGTAGAACTTTTTAACCAGGCATGGAACGAAGGAGGTCAAATGACGATTGACCAAATGATTGGATATGCAATGAAAGATTAA
- a CDS encoding response regulator transcription factor, giving the protein MKLLLIEDEELAVKKLQKTLFSVDPDIEIVGTADSIASSVEWLQNNPPPDLILMDIELADGQSFEIFNRIEVNSPVIFTTSYDEYALKAFKVNSIDYLLKPIQKDDLESALDKFKHLKKSYSGSSDTSLNMNVLVRELQSKLQSKQEFRKRFLVKHAQKLVSIDINQIAYFFSDDRLNFFKTFDDKKYLVEYKLDEIEEMIDSSQFFRINRAYIVSIKSMDQINDYFGNRLILGLKPKNEKEALVSREKVTDFKIWMGK; this is encoded by the coding sequence ATGAAATTATTACTAATCGAAGATGAGGAACTTGCAGTAAAAAAGCTTCAAAAAACCTTGTTTTCGGTAGATCCGGATATTGAAATTGTTGGAACTGCAGATAGCATTGCCTCCTCAGTGGAATGGCTCCAAAACAATCCGCCGCCTGATCTGATCTTAATGGATATTGAATTGGCAGATGGACAAAGTTTTGAAATTTTCAACCGGATTGAGGTAAACAGTCCAGTTATCTTTACTACAAGTTATGACGAATATGCTTTAAAGGCTTTCAAAGTAAACAGTATCGATTACTTATTGAAACCCATACAAAAGGATGACTTAGAATCTGCACTTGATAAATTTAAACATCTTAAAAAATCATATTCTGGGTCGTCAGACACCTCATTAAATATGAATGTTTTGGTGAGAGAACTTCAATCCAAGCTTCAATCCAAACAGGAATTCAGAAAGCGTTTTCTAGTCAAGCATGCTCAAAAACTGGTTTCCATTGACATTAATCAGATCGCTTATTTTTTTAGTGATGACCGACTCAATTTTTTCAAAACATTTGATGATAAAAAATACCTTGTCGAATACAAATTAGATGAAATTGAAGAAATGATTGACTCATCTCAGTTTTTCAGAATTAACAGAGCCTACATTGTTTCTATAAAATCAATGGATCAAATCAATGATTATTTTGGAAACCGCCTGATCCTTGGCTTAAAACCAAAAAACGAAAAAGAAGCACTCGTAAGTCGCGAAAAAGTCACCGATTTCAAAATATGGATGGGCAAGTAG
- a CDS encoding VOC family protein, translated as MPSVNIYLTFDGNCKQAFEFYQSVFGGEFPYVGTFGEMPAQENMPPIPDDQKDRIMHMSLPIGTHSVLMGSDTGGEWAKYYQAGTNFSISVTADSMEEADRIYQGLSQGGIQTMPMGKTFWESYFGMLTDPFGINWQVSFELAAHKQFEEDNK; from the coding sequence ATGCCTTCAGTAAATATTTATTTGACTTTTGATGGGAACTGTAAACAAGCATTTGAATTTTACCAGTCTGTTTTTGGTGGTGAATTTCCTTATGTAGGTACTTTTGGCGAAATGCCAGCTCAAGAAAATATGCCTCCGATTCCTGACGATCAAAAAGACCGTATTATGCATATGTCATTACCTATTGGAACGCATTCCGTTTTGATGGGAAGTGATACCGGAGGGGAATGGGCTAAATATTACCAGGCGGGTACTAATTTTTCTATATCAGTTACTGCCGATAGCATGGAAGAAGCAGACCGTATCTACCAGGGCCTGTCTCAAGGTGGAATCCAGACAATGCCGATGGGTAAAACCTTTTGGGAATCCTATTTTGGAATGTTAACAGATCCTTTTGGGATCAACTGGCAGGTAAGCTTTGAATTGGCAGCCCACAAACAATTTGAGGAAGACAACAAATAG
- a CDS encoding caspase family protein, whose product MPNRNYGIVIGISDYKNIPDLQYADRDAMAFGKFLSQISIPIVDSSNLMIYINDAANRINVCDGISKLIKKLQPGDRVYFYFAGHGDIEALSQAKNGLLLLYDSPPGDYFGLNDGVLQVNQLADYFGRLSDMGVDVFYIIDACHSGKLKGGEQGRLHTSRAIQYLLSQRSTVLLSCDEDQLSLEGAAWGGGRGLFSYYLEQGLIGLAEADQDNLVSIYELDQFVTHKTYSESEKRQTPVILGTQNKVVNKISPQYCDSIRELDSRQYRVYSNVNYKGSDQLFYSMTDTILLKELEGFKQRLHTNPLLHTESSSYGYYKNLESQYKQHYIIDLLKRALIVKLNARFDSLVSPIIKGKNPNFKLETCLAVSEELDSCLALLDTDHYMHNYFLARKYYVLALIKAHGIHINNYGPLFQRKLVEAIQLLKDSKQLEPNASYVHYTLGLYYQTMQQLDSSYYYLNVFLTLLPYSELAYNSIGITLGDMKSYSESIHCFKRAIELNKNYRPPYVNLIQMYVETYQFEKGIQIAKQAIALNPKLPEGYNNLADLYRKRRDYNLAIKLVNKSLTVMPDRPRTLLLKAKILFDAGNHGDAEQLIIKLIKFRPDYGEAYYYLALIQKHRCQYQDAISILDRYLELDSLSSECLTEKAYCFKISNQPDSSEWYFRSAVKFLETHSDKSEQLAEIYHFGLHQLDSAFVYYQASLVNNPTNFILLSNYIGCLFAMGKTKQAKAEMKLLISLPESQIPLVYVRICEQIIEGNYRKALINLQKLVKLDSSYKWHILIDPCMSRLLSCDPSGSH is encoded by the coding sequence ATGCCTAACAGGAATTATGGTATTGTAATTGGAATTAGTGATTATAAGAACATACCAGACTTGCAATATGCTGATCGGGATGCCATGGCATTTGGAAAATTTCTTTCACAGATCAGTATTCCAATCGTTGATTCATCCAATTTGATGATTTATATTAACGATGCAGCCAATCGCATTAATGTTTGTGATGGAATCTCAAAACTGATAAAAAAACTTCAACCGGGCGACCGGGTTTATTTTTACTTTGCAGGACATGGAGACATCGAAGCACTCAGTCAGGCAAAGAATGGATTACTCTTGTTATATGACAGTCCACCGGGAGATTATTTTGGATTAAATGATGGTGTTTTACAAGTGAACCAGTTAGCGGATTATTTTGGTCGGCTATCAGATATGGGTGTTGATGTTTTTTATATCATAGATGCCTGCCATTCCGGTAAACTTAAAGGAGGTGAACAAGGTAGGTTACATACTTCAAGAGCCATTCAATATTTGCTATCTCAGCGATCCACTGTTTTGTTGTCTTGCGATGAAGATCAACTATCTCTTGAGGGAGCAGCCTGGGGAGGAGGGAGAGGCTTGTTTTCCTATTATCTCGAGCAGGGATTGATCGGATTAGCAGAGGCGGATCAGGATAATTTGGTGAGTATTTATGAATTAGATCAATTTGTGACTCATAAAACGTATTCAGAAAGCGAAAAAAGACAAACGCCTGTAATTCTTGGAACGCAAAATAAAGTGGTCAATAAAATATCACCCCAATATTGCGATTCAATTCGTGAATTAGATTCCAGGCAGTATAGAGTATATTCTAATGTCAATTATAAAGGAAGTGATCAATTATTTTATTCAATGACGGATACGATCTTACTTAAAGAACTGGAAGGTTTTAAGCAACGTTTGCATACCAATCCATTATTACATACAGAATCTAGTAGTTATGGTTATTATAAAAATTTAGAATCTCAATACAAGCAACATTACATTATCGATTTATTGAAGCGGGCTTTAATCGTAAAATTGAACGCGCGGTTTGATTCTCTGGTCAGTCCGATAATTAAAGGGAAGAATCCTAATTTTAAATTGGAAACCTGTCTGGCCGTTTCAGAAGAATTGGATTCTTGTCTGGCCTTATTAGATACAGATCATTATATGCATAATTATTTTTTAGCTCGTAAATATTATGTACTAGCACTGATCAAGGCACATGGAATTCACATCAATAATTATGGTCCATTATTTCAAAGGAAGCTGGTTGAGGCGATTCAACTCCTGAAGGATTCAAAACAGCTGGAGCCAAATGCCTCCTATGTACATTATACCTTGGGTTTGTATTATCAAACGATGCAGCAACTGGATAGTTCATATTATTATTTAAATGTTTTTTTAACCTTATTGCCCTATTCGGAATTAGCTTACAATAGTATTGGAATAACTCTTGGAGATATGAAGTCATATTCAGAATCCATCCATTGTTTTAAACGTGCCATTGAATTAAACAAGAACTACAGACCACCTTATGTCAATTTAATTCAAATGTATGTGGAGACTTATCAGTTTGAAAAAGGAATTCAAATTGCAAAGCAAGCCATTGCCTTAAATCCCAAATTGCCCGAAGGATATAATAATTTGGCAGATTTATACCGGAAGCGAAGAGATTATAATCTCGCTATAAAATTGGTCAACAAATCTTTGACTGTTATGCCTGATCGCCCAAGGACCCTGCTTTTAAAAGCAAAGATTTTGTTTGATGCGGGTAATCATGGAGATGCAGAACAATTGATAATTAAATTGATTAAATTCAGACCGGATTATGGAGAGGCTTATTATTACCTAGCATTGATACAAAAACACCGTTGTCAATATCAAGATGCTATAAGTATTTTAGATCGCTATTTAGAGTTGGATTCTTTATCATCCGAATGTTTGACAGAGAAGGCGTATTGTTTCAAAATTTCAAACCAACCGGATAGTTCAGAATGGTATTTTAGAAGCGCTGTTAAATTTTTGGAAACGCATTCGGACAAGTCTGAGCAATTAGCAGAAATATATCATTTCGGACTTCATCAATTGGATTCAGCTTTTGTTTATTATCAAGCTTCACTAGTTAACAATCCTACGAATTTTATATTGTTGAGTAATTATATTGGATGTTTATTTGCTATGGGAAAAACAAAACAAGCTAAAGCTGAAATGAAGTTATTAATTTCCTTGCCTGAAAGCCAAATTCCATTAGTATATGTGAGAATTTGTGAGCAAATTATAGAAGGCAACTACCGGAAAGCACTCATAAATTTGCAAAAGCTTGTCAAATTAGATTCCAGTTACAAATGGCATATTTTAATAGACCCTTGTATGAGTCGCTTATTAAGTTGTGATCCAAGCGGGAGCCATTGA
- a CDS encoding helix-turn-helix transcriptional regulator, translating into MGNPPEYKSLTNQLVTDIPADLNSSIYKELKNKIQKFQDEAIYVYSFKENKMLYAEGWEPLLGYPDHEITMLKIVSITAPEYAPFSNDINDKALMFLQTIHNNLEAYSFTIEIKKIHKKGHEVPLISRVGIYKAEKGKVSEIIGRSQIANGVHFGKVMRYATYGPEKSTFEEELNKALFKHFAISDKEKEALALVAKGLSFKEIAGHLKVSSSAIEKRIIPMYRRFNVRSLAHLISFAYENHILPAIFPLTLIF; encoded by the coding sequence ATGGGAAATCCACCGGAATATAAAAGCCTTACAAATCAACTTGTAACCGATATCCCGGCCGATCTCAATAGCAGCATTTATAAGGAACTAAAAAATAAGATTCAAAAGTTTCAGGATGAAGCTATTTATGTTTATTCCTTTAAAGAAAACAAAATGCTCTATGCAGAAGGTTGGGAACCTCTTCTCGGCTATCCTGATCATGAAATTACCATGTTGAAAATTGTAAGCATCACGGCTCCGGAATATGCACCGTTCTCCAATGACATAAACGATAAAGCTCTGATGTTTTTACAAACAATCCATAATAATCTGGAAGCTTATAGTTTTACAATAGAAATAAAAAAAATTCATAAAAAGGGACATGAGGTACCGCTAATTTCCAGAGTCGGAATTTATAAAGCGGAAAAAGGGAAAGTTTCAGAAATAATTGGGCGATCCCAAATTGCCAATGGAGTTCATTTTGGAAAAGTCATGCGATATGCTACTTATGGGCCTGAAAAATCAACATTTGAGGAAGAACTCAATAAAGCCCTCTTTAAGCATTTTGCTATTTCAGATAAAGAAAAAGAAGCGCTGGCATTAGTGGCAAAAGGGCTTTCCTTTAAAGAGATTGCAGGTCATTTAAAAGTTTCTTCTTCCGCTATTGAAAAAAGAATTATACCAATGTATCGGCGTTTCAATGTCAGGAGTTTAGCTCATCTGATCAGCTTTGCTTATGAAAATCATATATTGCCAGCCATATTTCCTTTAACTCTAATTTTTTGA